In Actinoplanes sp. NBC_00393, a single genomic region encodes these proteins:
- a CDS encoding GyrI-like domain-containing protein, with amino-acid sequence MEPTVVQRAEQTYLGRRETITMTEFARVADHLPTMFAGLAERGVPLAGAPFFRYKVIDMAAEMVVEAGIPIAGPVDVEAPDFIDVLPAGRYATVTHIGHPDELMGVTARLLDWAQDHGLSWDVTQTPTGEVWGCRLEMLMTNPAEQPDMHKWETVLLFKLAD; translated from the coding sequence GTGGAGCCCACCGTCGTCCAGCGTGCCGAACAGACGTACCTCGGTCGCCGCGAAACGATCACCATGACCGAGTTCGCCCGCGTCGCCGACCACCTGCCCACCATGTTCGCCGGCCTGGCCGAACGCGGCGTGCCGCTGGCCGGCGCGCCGTTCTTCCGCTACAAGGTCATCGACATGGCCGCCGAAATGGTGGTCGAGGCCGGCATCCCGATCGCCGGCCCGGTCGACGTCGAAGCGCCCGACTTCATCGACGTGCTGCCCGCCGGCCGCTACGCCACGGTGACCCATATCGGTCATCCCGATGAGCTGATGGGCGTCACCGCCCGGCTGCTGGACTGGGCCCAGGACCACGGCCTGAGCTGGGACGTCACCCAAACCCCCACGGGCGAGGTGTGGGGCTGCCGGCTCGAGATGCTGATGACCAACCCGGCCGAGCAGCCCGACATGCACAAATGGGAAACAGTCCTGCTTTTCAAACTGGCAGATTGA
- the aspS gene encoding aspartate--tRNA ligase produces MIRTHDAGILRASDAGTTVTLAGWVARRRDHGGVIFVDLRDASGVVQVVFREEDAHALRNEFCVKVVGEVNARPAGNENPDLATGEIEVVASELIVLSEAAPLPLPVDDTITASDDLRLKYRYLDLRRSGPAKALRLRSRANQIAREVLHARDFNEIETPTLTRSTPEGARDFLVPVRLQPGTWYALPQSPQLFKQLLMVAGMERYYQIARCYRDEDFRADRQPEFTQLDIEMSFVTQDDIIELGEEIVSKLWSELAGHEIPLPIPRITWTDAMNRYGSDKPDLRYGVELVELTEYLRGTAFRVFAGAIDAGGYVGAVVMPGGASQTRKELDGWQDWAKARGARGLAYVVLDAETGEPKGPVAKNLSAEHLSGLADVVGAKPGDAVFFAASTEKREAQELLGAARIEIAKRAKLIDEAAWAFCWVVDAPMFEKTDEGGWTAVHHPFTSPNEEWEPRFEEAPDQALAYAYDIVCNGNEIGGGSVRIHRADVQSRVFDLLGITPEEAQDKFGFLLEAFKYGPPPHAGIALGWDRTCMLLSGNESIREVIAFPKTRGGYDPLTTAPTPITGQQRLEAGIDAKPKAAAGTPGTDGQAAPVQHSN; encoded by the coding sequence GTGATCCGTACCCATGACGCCGGCATCCTGCGCGCGAGCGACGCCGGCACAACGGTGACGCTCGCCGGGTGGGTCGCCCGCCGGCGCGACCACGGCGGTGTCATCTTCGTCGACCTGCGGGACGCCTCCGGCGTGGTGCAGGTCGTGTTCCGCGAGGAGGACGCGCACGCGCTGCGCAACGAGTTCTGTGTGAAGGTCGTCGGCGAGGTCAACGCCCGCCCGGCCGGCAACGAGAACCCGGACCTGGCCACCGGCGAGATCGAGGTGGTCGCCAGCGAGCTGATCGTGCTCTCCGAGGCGGCCCCGCTGCCGCTGCCGGTCGACGACACGATCACCGCCTCCGACGACCTGCGCCTGAAGTACCGCTACCTCGACCTGCGCCGCAGCGGCCCGGCGAAGGCGCTGCGCCTGCGCAGCCGCGCCAACCAGATCGCCCGCGAGGTGCTGCACGCCCGCGACTTCAACGAGATCGAGACGCCGACCCTGACCCGGTCGACGCCCGAGGGCGCCCGCGACTTCCTGGTCCCGGTCCGCCTGCAGCCCGGTACGTGGTACGCGCTGCCCCAGTCCCCCCAGCTTTTCAAGCAGCTGCTGATGGTCGCCGGCATGGAGCGGTACTACCAGATCGCCCGCTGCTACCGCGACGAGGACTTCCGCGCCGACCGCCAGCCCGAGTTCACCCAGCTCGACATCGAGATGTCCTTCGTCACCCAGGACGACATCATCGAGCTCGGCGAGGAGATCGTCAGCAAGCTCTGGAGCGAGCTCGCCGGCCACGAGATCCCGCTGCCGATCCCGCGGATCACCTGGACCGACGCGATGAACCGCTACGGCTCCGACAAGCCCGACCTGCGCTACGGCGTCGAGCTCGTCGAGCTGACGGAGTACCTGCGCGGCACAGCGTTCCGCGTCTTCGCCGGCGCGATCGACGCGGGCGGCTACGTCGGCGCGGTCGTGATGCCGGGTGGCGCCTCCCAGACCCGCAAGGAGCTGGACGGCTGGCAGGACTGGGCCAAGGCGCGCGGCGCCCGCGGTCTGGCCTACGTGGTCCTCGACGCGGAGACCGGCGAGCCGAAGGGCCCGGTCGCGAAGAACCTGTCCGCTGAGCACCTCTCCGGCCTGGCCGACGTGGTCGGCGCCAAGCCGGGCGACGCGGTCTTCTTCGCGGCCAGCACCGAGAAGCGGGAGGCGCAGGAGCTGCTCGGCGCGGCCCGCATCGAGATCGCCAAGCGCGCCAAGCTGATCGACGAGGCTGCCTGGGCGTTCTGCTGGGTCGTCGACGCCCCGATGTTCGAGAAGACGGACGAGGGCGGCTGGACCGCGGTCCACCACCCGTTCACCTCGCCGAACGAGGAATGGGAGCCCCGCTTCGAGGAGGCGCCCGACCAGGCGCTGGCGTACGCGTACGACATCGTCTGCAACGGCAACGAAATCGGTGGCGGATCGGTCCGTATCCACCGCGCCGACGTGCAGAGCCGGGTTTTCGACCTGCTCGGCATCACGCCGGAGGAGGCGCAGGACAAGTTCGGCTTCCTGCTCGAGGCGTTCAAGTACGGCCCGCCGCCGCACGCCGGCATCGCCCTCGGCTGGGACCGTACCTGCATGCTGCTGTCCGGCAACGAGTCGATCCGTGAGGTCATCGCGTTCCCGAAGACCCGCGGCGGCTACGACCCGCTGACCACCGCGCCCACCCCGATCACCGGGCAGCAGCGACTGGAGGCCGGCATCGACGCCAAGCCGAAGGCAGCCGCCGGAACGCCGGGCACCGACGGCCAGGCCGCGCCGGTCCAGCACTCGAACTGA
- a CDS encoding alanine racemase, whose amino-acid sequence MTIDWRSKGFWSPDESRSPEQVAADRPSIFGGGFTWPLLVVRRSAVEANIATMAAFCSRHGLDFAPHAKTTMAPVLLKAQLGAGAWGMTVASPNQALVLRRLGIERVLIANEVLDPTALRWLAAETTAGWEVYIQVDSVAGVAAAGAAGGLVRVLVELGHADGRTGVRSLDELEAVARAAAVSPGVELAGLTGYEGQLHDQHEVDAFLDSLVEGFERLAKAGLLPERPIVSAGGSAWFDRVADRLGGLGARAQVILRSGASVTHDDGFYRERTPFVRVPDEGPLTAALEIWAQVLSAPEPGMAIVGMGKRDAPFDEGLPVPLGVRSPAGVGRAADGLHVSKLNDHHTYLVTEGADIEPGDLIRFGISHPCTAFDKWRDIPMVDEERRVVDVLHTYF is encoded by the coding sequence GTGACGATCGACTGGCGGAGCAAAGGATTCTGGTCGCCGGACGAGTCCCGCAGCCCGGAGCAGGTCGCGGCGGATCGTCCGAGCATCTTCGGCGGCGGTTTCACCTGGCCGTTGCTCGTGGTCCGGCGATCCGCGGTGGAGGCGAACATCGCCACGATGGCCGCGTTCTGCAGCCGGCACGGTTTGGACTTCGCGCCGCACGCGAAGACGACGATGGCGCCGGTCCTCCTCAAGGCACAACTCGGTGCCGGGGCATGGGGCATGACCGTGGCGAGCCCGAATCAGGCGCTCGTCTTGCGGCGCCTCGGTATCGAGCGGGTCCTGATCGCCAACGAGGTGCTCGATCCGACGGCTCTTCGCTGGCTCGCTGCCGAGACCACTGCAGGTTGGGAGGTCTACATCCAGGTCGATTCGGTCGCCGGGGTAGCGGCGGCCGGCGCTGCCGGCGGCCTGGTACGGGTCCTCGTCGAGTTGGGGCATGCCGACGGGCGTACCGGGGTGCGGAGTCTGGACGAGTTGGAAGCGGTGGCGCGCGCGGCTGCCGTGTCACCCGGCGTCGAGCTTGCCGGGCTGACCGGTTATGAGGGGCAACTGCACGATCAGCACGAGGTGGACGCGTTCCTGGACAGCCTGGTCGAAGGTTTCGAGCGGCTGGCGAAAGCTGGTCTGCTGCCCGAGCGGCCGATCGTCTCGGCCGGTGGCAGCGCGTGGTTCGATCGGGTCGCCGACCGGCTCGGCGGGCTCGGCGCACGCGCCCAGGTGATCCTGCGCAGTGGGGCGTCGGTCACTCACGATGACGGCTTCTACCGGGAACGGACCCCGTTCGTCCGAGTACCCGACGAGGGGCCGCTCACGGCGGCGCTGGAGATCTGGGCCCAAGTGCTGTCGGCTCCTGAGCCCGGGATGGCGATCGTCGGTATGGGTAAGCGCGACGCGCCGTTCGACGAGGGACTCCCGGTTCCGCTGGGAGTCCGGTCCCCGGCGGGAGTCGGACGAGCAGCGGACGGTCTGCACGTGAGCAAGCTGAACGACCATCACACCTACCTCGTGACCGAGGGCGCCGACATCGAGCCGGGCGACCTGATTCGGTTCGGGATCTCGCACCCATGCACGGCGTTCGACAAATGGCGGGACATTCCGATGGTCGACGAGGAGCGGCGGGTGGTGGATGTGCTGCATACGTACTTCTGA
- a CDS encoding aminoglycoside phosphotransferase family protein: protein MVDIALPATFARTVEDCWGPDGRRWLAGLPRIAEQVLLRWELKAEEPFPLSMNWVTRVRRADGTTAVLKLGVPEAGHLADEAAALEFFAGRGAVKVLARDDTRGALLLEEARPGVQARALVPDRDEAATAAIIEVIRQLHRPAEPGVPLPELSRRVASFDEHLRRYPGDGPVPRHLVERAGRLFAELCETATERVVLHGDLHHDNVLTADREPWLAIDPHGVIGDPGYEVGALLYNPDPTGTDDTVLDLLPARIEQLADGLDMPVERVIAWGFVQAVLSEVWTFEGDGTKNMRSLRVAQRLLPLLP, encoded by the coding sequence ATGGTCGACATAGCGCTGCCCGCCACGTTCGCCCGAACCGTTGAGGACTGTTGGGGGCCGGACGGGCGCCGGTGGCTGGCCGGCCTGCCCCGGATCGCGGAGCAGGTACTGCTGAGGTGGGAACTGAAGGCTGAGGAACCGTTCCCGTTGAGCATGAACTGGGTGACCCGGGTGCGCCGGGCCGACGGAACAACGGCGGTCCTCAAACTGGGGGTACCGGAAGCTGGTCACCTGGCCGACGAGGCGGCCGCCCTGGAATTCTTCGCCGGGCGCGGCGCCGTCAAGGTGCTCGCCCGTGACGACACCCGCGGCGCACTGCTGCTGGAAGAGGCGCGGCCCGGAGTGCAGGCTCGTGCCCTGGTCCCGGATCGGGACGAAGCCGCGACGGCCGCGATCATCGAGGTGATCCGCCAGTTGCACCGACCGGCCGAACCCGGCGTGCCGCTGCCCGAACTGTCCCGCAGAGTCGCATCGTTCGACGAGCATCTGCGCCGCTACCCCGGCGACGGCCCGGTGCCACGGCACCTGGTCGAACGGGCCGGCCGCCTCTTCGCCGAGCTCTGCGAGACCGCGACCGAACGCGTGGTGCTGCACGGCGATCTGCATCACGACAACGTGCTCACCGCTGACCGGGAACCGTGGCTGGCGATCGATCCGCACGGCGTCATCGGCGATCCCGGGTACGAAGTCGGCGCGCTCCTTTACAACCCCGACCCGACAGGCACGGACGACACCGTGCTCGATCTCCTCCCGGCCCGGATCGAGCAACTCGCCGACGGACTCGACATGCCGGTCGAACGAGTCATCGCCTGGGGATTCGTGCAAGCGGTGCTCTCCGAAGTGTGGACCTTCGAGGGAGACGGTACGAAGAACATGCGCTCGCTGCGGGTGGCGCAGCGACTCTTGCCCCTGCTGCCCTGA
- a CDS encoding beta-N-acetylhexosaminidase: MNELLTSLIPRPGAITDGLGTFRFEEGTSLDAGPGLAGVAGWLRATLGGATGWGLSPGSGGIRLRISPGLPGEGYELDVAPTGITVAGGSAAGVFYGAQTLRQLLPPATLRRARIDGGPWRLPAVRIVDAPRFAWRGVLLDVARHFMPVADVLRFIDLAAFHKLNVLHLHLTDDQGWRLEVPGRPRLTSVGSWRPSTMLGSRSHEIYDGRPHGGIYTDDDLREIVAYAADRHMIVVPEVDMPGHMQAAIAAYPELGHGYSGPVRSAWGISSHVLNVGPAAMEFCRAVLDHLCDIFPSELIGIGGDECPTVEWQDSPVARERIRAENLAGPHELQPWFTAQLAEHLAARGRRLFGWDEILAGGAPPGAVVAAWRGVEPTRYAARAGHDVVACPDIATYLDYRQSDNGDEPTPVGTRLTLADVYAFDPVPEGLTEAEVGHILGGQANVWTEHLESARRVDYQVFPRLCAFAEAVWGPPARDFDEFSARLLAHLARLDALGVNYRPMTGPRPWDARPDAPGNPRTLAERLAELHEMTADLRGPIA; encoded by the coding sequence ATGAACGAACTACTTACGAGCCTCATTCCCCGACCTGGCGCAATCACGGACGGACTCGGCACCTTCCGGTTCGAAGAGGGGACTTCGCTCGATGCAGGGCCGGGCCTGGCAGGTGTGGCCGGATGGCTGCGAGCAACTCTGGGTGGGGCGACCGGGTGGGGGCTGTCGCCCGGCAGCGGTGGCATCCGGCTCCGGATCTCGCCGGGCCTGCCCGGCGAGGGGTATGAGTTGGACGTCGCTCCGACCGGGATCACGGTTGCCGGCGGCTCGGCGGCGGGTGTTTTCTACGGCGCCCAGACCTTGCGGCAGTTGTTGCCACCGGCCACGCTGCGCCGGGCGCGGATCGACGGCGGCCCATGGCGCCTCCCCGCCGTGCGGATCGTGGACGCACCCCGGTTCGCCTGGCGGGGTGTGCTGCTCGACGTGGCCCGGCACTTCATGCCGGTCGCTGACGTGCTGCGCTTCATCGATCTCGCCGCCTTCCACAAACTCAACGTGCTGCACCTGCATCTGACCGATGACCAGGGCTGGCGGCTCGAGGTGCCGGGACGGCCACGGCTCACCTCCGTGGGCTCCTGGCGGCCGTCGACGATGCTGGGCTCCCGTTCTCACGAGATTTATGACGGGCGGCCGCATGGCGGCATCTACACCGACGACGATCTTCGCGAGATCGTGGCCTATGCGGCCGATCGGCACATGATCGTGGTGCCCGAGGTCGACATGCCCGGGCACATGCAGGCCGCGATCGCTGCGTACCCCGAGCTCGGCCACGGCTATTCGGGACCGGTCCGCTCCGCCTGGGGCATCTCGTCGCACGTGCTCAATGTCGGCCCCGCCGCCATGGAGTTCTGCCGGGCCGTGCTCGACCACCTCTGCGACATCTTTCCGAGCGAGCTGATCGGGATCGGCGGTGACGAGTGCCCGACCGTTGAGTGGCAGGACAGCCCGGTCGCCAGAGAGCGGATCCGGGCCGAGAATCTCGCCGGACCGCACGAGCTGCAACCTTGGTTCACCGCGCAGCTCGCCGAGCATCTGGCCGCCCGCGGTCGCCGGCTGTTCGGCTGGGACGAGATCCTGGCTGGTGGGGCGCCACCGGGTGCCGTCGTCGCGGCCTGGCGTGGTGTCGAGCCGACCAGGTACGCGGCCCGGGCCGGGCATGACGTGGTCGCGTGCCCTGACATCGCTACCTACCTGGACTATCGGCAGTCCGATAATGGGGACGAGCCGACACCGGTCGGCACCCGGCTGACGCTCGCTGACGTCTATGCCTTCGATCCCGTGCCGGAGGGGCTCACCGAGGCCGAGGTGGGGCACATTCTGGGCGGGCAGGCGAATGTGTGGACTGAGCATCTGGAGTCCGCCCGGCGGGTGGACTACCAGGTCTTTCCCCGGCTGTGCGCATTCGCTGAGGCGGTGTGGGGTCCACCCGCCCGCGACTTCGATGAGTTTTCGGCCCGGCTACTGGCGCACCTTGCCCGGCTTGATGCGCTCGGCGTCAACTACCGGCCGATGACCGGGCCTCGGCCCTGGGACGCGCGTCCGGACGCGCCGGGGAATCCGCGTACGCTCGCCGAGCGGCTGGCGGAGTTGCATGAGATGACAGCCGACCTGCGCGGACCGATCGCATGA
- a CDS encoding helix-turn-helix domain-containing protein: MRIGLVIHAGHRERFSEAARTLTDVSFVWAVYEREDQIRDRVGDLLTASDLDGLLLGLVPFARARDLIPARLPITVTRSAALDLALAWARARGNGWPATPVSIDTFADETVDEVATALELDRSAIATLPFSPEQPIAEVADFHRRHLAQTDARYVITVRTGVAAALDGQAAVLHALATPATIRADMHELALRVRHRLADEQRFAAAVFRTPRSGSPSVLRRALLDLPELADAWVEEHGPRGVVAFAPAAVFETLTQHWVTAPMPWHTSTKTAIDDGTDDPGPEAAVAGFGIGPSVQRSIALAEQAADRAERDGTPAAYLITDDGLMVGPMGRSGPALTFSYRQHGGLESLAGRAGLSPTTLSRLAALERSLAGRPTSPGELANALGITDPSGRRLIRKLTEAGLAFPDGSTQPYHKGRPTRLYRLAITSALTATGGAER, encoded by the coding sequence ATGCGGATCGGACTGGTCATTCACGCCGGGCATCGGGAGCGATTCTCCGAGGCAGCGCGCACTCTCACCGATGTCTCCTTCGTCTGGGCTGTCTACGAGCGCGAGGACCAGATCCGCGACCGGGTCGGCGACCTCCTGACCGCAAGCGACCTCGACGGACTGCTGCTCGGACTGGTTCCGTTCGCCCGTGCCCGCGACCTGATCCCGGCCAGGTTGCCCATCACCGTCACCCGGTCCGCAGCATTGGATCTGGCTCTCGCCTGGGCTCGCGCTCGGGGGAACGGCTGGCCCGCCACACCGGTCAGCATCGACACCTTCGCCGATGAGACGGTCGACGAGGTGGCGACAGCGCTCGAGCTGGATCGTTCGGCAATCGCCACGCTGCCGTTCTCTCCTGAGCAGCCGATCGCTGAGGTGGCCGATTTCCATCGCAGGCACCTGGCACAGACAGACGCCCGCTACGTGATCACTGTCCGGACAGGCGTGGCCGCCGCACTGGACGGGCAGGCCGCTGTCCTGCACGCCCTGGCCACTCCCGCCACGATCCGCGCCGACATGCACGAGCTGGCTTTGCGGGTGCGGCACCGGCTCGCCGATGAGCAGCGGTTCGCTGCCGCAGTCTTCCGGACCCCCAGATCGGGTTCGCCTTCTGTGTTGCGCCGAGCGCTGCTCGATCTACCAGAGCTGGCCGACGCCTGGGTCGAGGAGCACGGTCCACGCGGCGTCGTCGCGTTCGCACCGGCGGCAGTGTTCGAGACGCTCACCCAGCACTGGGTCACGGCCCCGATGCCCTGGCACACCAGCACCAAGACGGCGATCGACGACGGCACGGACGACCCGGGACCGGAGGCAGCAGTGGCCGGCTTCGGTATCGGCCCGTCCGTGCAACGCAGCATCGCCCTGGCCGAGCAGGCTGCCGATCGAGCCGAGCGGGACGGCACCCCGGCGGCATATTTGATCACTGACGACGGGCTGATGGTCGGGCCGATGGGACGCTCGGGCCCCGCTCTCACTTTTTCCTACCGGCAGCACGGCGGCTTGGAATCACTGGCCGGCCGGGCCGGGCTCAGCCCCACCACCCTCTCCCGGCTGGCCGCCCTGGAACGGTCGCTGGCCGGCCGTCCAACCTCTCCCGGCGAGCTGGCGAACGCGCTGGGCATCACCGACCCGAGCGGGCGGCGCCTGATCCGCAAACTGACTGAAGCGGGGCTGGCTTTCCCGGACGGCAGCACCCAGCCCTACCACAAGGGGCGCCCGACACGCCTCTACCGGCTGGCGATCACTTCAGCCCTGACCGCCACCGGAGGTGCAGAGCGATGA
- a CDS encoding amidohydrolase/deacetylase family metallohydrolase produces MTYDLLLTGAAQGDLAVRDGVIVAVGADLPRDARHVVDVSGRLLTPGLIDLHTHVGPGYWAIDPDPIAWYSGVTTWVDAGSAGAYTLAGLRRVAAEAAVRVPALLNISAIGLAGRTGENRDLANCDTALAIDTIQAHRDLIRGIKVRIDAEAVGVNGVEPLRRGLAAATTCGVPVMVHIGTAPPALDEVLDLLRPGDIVTHCASGIAAPLGPAVRAAAERGVLLDLGHGSGGFAFDVLEAQLDAGLRPNTISTDLHARSLHGPVFDLPTTMAKLLAVGVPLADVIAAVTENPARVLGLPGGTLRVGGPADFAIFEVRAEEFAVTDAHRQVRTSPVRLVNEATYVGGRLLTPRLPAPPAPWIPLTQAQHAALARREHHIRDLLATPLVDVDGLAEQFPRTNPRSS; encoded by the coding sequence ATGACATATGACCTGCTGCTGACCGGCGCCGCCCAGGGTGACCTGGCCGTCCGCGACGGTGTCATCGTCGCCGTCGGTGCGGATCTGCCCCGAGACGCGCGACACGTCGTCGACGTCTCCGGACGGCTCCTCACGCCGGGGCTGATCGACCTGCACACCCATGTCGGGCCCGGCTACTGGGCCATCGACCCCGACCCGATCGCCTGGTATTCGGGAGTCACCACCTGGGTGGATGCCGGCTCCGCCGGTGCCTACACCCTGGCCGGGCTGCGCCGGGTCGCTGCGGAGGCCGCGGTACGGGTGCCGGCCCTGCTCAACATCTCCGCCATCGGACTTGCCGGCCGCACGGGTGAGAACCGCGACCTAGCCAACTGCGACACCGCCCTGGCGATCGACACGATCCAGGCACACCGCGACCTGATCCGCGGTATCAAGGTCCGGATCGACGCCGAGGCCGTCGGCGTCAACGGCGTCGAGCCACTACGACGTGGTCTGGCTGCCGCGACCACCTGCGGCGTTCCTGTCATGGTTCACATCGGAACCGCGCCGCCGGCCCTCGACGAGGTCCTCGACCTGCTACGGCCCGGTGACATCGTGACGCACTGCGCCAGCGGTATAGCCGCACCGCTCGGCCCGGCGGTCCGCGCGGCCGCGGAGCGCGGCGTGCTTCTCGATCTGGGACACGGCTCCGGCGGATTCGCCTTCGACGTGCTGGAAGCACAGCTGGATGCCGGTCTACGGCCGAACACGATCTCGACCGACCTGCACGCCCGCTCCCTGCACGGGCCGGTGTTCGACCTGCCGACCACGATGGCGAAACTCCTGGCGGTCGGCGTGCCGCTGGCGGACGTCATCGCCGCCGTCACCGAGAACCCAGCCCGGGTGCTCGGCCTACCCGGCGGGACACTCAGGGTCGGCGGCCCCGCAGATTTCGCGATCTTCGAGGTGCGCGCGGAGGAGTTCGCGGTGACCGATGCACATCGGCAGGTCCGCACGTCGCCGGTGCGGCTCGTCAACGAGGCCACCTACGTGGGCGGCCGCCTTCTGACCCCCCGACTACCCGCTCCCCCTGCGCCCTGGATTCCTCTCACCCAGGCGCAGCACGCGGCTCTGGCCCGCCGTGAACACCACATCCGTGACCTGCTCGCCACGCCTCTGGTGGACGTGGACGGGCTGGCCGAACAGTTCCCGAGAACGAACCCGAGGAGTTCCTGA
- a CDS encoding RidA family protein has product MPKRAVITDKAAPAGGPYSHAVVAGDTIYLAGAVPALPDGTWVTGSFAEQAHAAFRNLAAVAEAAGSSLDQAVRVGVYLRNFDDFAEMNEIYQQYIKGDHRPVRTTLPVPLVGFDIEIDAILYTGA; this is encoded by the coding sequence ATGCCCAAGCGCGCTGTGATCACCGACAAGGCGGCGCCGGCCGGTGGCCCCTACTCACATGCCGTAGTCGCCGGCGACACCATCTACCTGGCTGGTGCCGTCCCCGCGTTGCCGGACGGCACCTGGGTGACCGGCAGCTTCGCGGAGCAGGCGCATGCGGCGTTCCGCAACCTCGCTGCGGTTGCGGAGGCAGCCGGCTCCAGCCTCGATCAGGCCGTCCGGGTCGGCGTTTACCTGCGCAACTTCGACGACTTCGCGGAGATGAACGAGATCTATCAGCAGTACATCAAGGGCGACCACCGGCCGGTCCGCACCACCCTGCCGGTTCCGCTCGTCGGCTTCGACATCGAGATCGACGCGATCCTGTACACCGGCGCCTGA